In Nostoc sp. GT001, a genomic segment contains:
- a CDS encoding hybrid sensor histidine kinase/response regulator, with translation MSNIISELWTNFFTSESFIPHGHCYLWQTNLVWLHILSDAFIALAYYSIPATLFYFVRKRQDLPFDWIFLLFIGFIVACGTNHLMDIWTLWYPTYWVSGFLKAVTATISVITALELVPLVPQALALPSPTQLEQANQELQTQIAERLRVEDELRKYQNRLEEMVAVRTNEITQTNEQLQQEILERQRILEILRQSEERYRYLAEAIPQLVWTTKPNGECDYFNQNWCEYTGLTLEQSLGSGWLAALHPDDVQRADKVWADAVKNSTIYNNEYRFKRAADGSYRWQLARGLPLKDEQGFVVKWFGTCTDIHEQKQILEERAHLLELEQVARAKAETANRIKDEFLAVLSHELRTPLNAILGWSKLLQTRRLDQTKTSEALATIERNATLQVQLIEDLLDISRILQGKLTLNITKINLKSTVLSALQTMQLAAETKLIEVNTVFEPGVGQIMGDSIRLQQVVWNLFSNAIKFTPRGGKVEVRLQKTDGYAQIIVSDTGKGISADFLPFVFDYFRQADSTSTRNFGGLGLGLAIVRNIIEMHGGIVKADSHGEGKGAIFTVSLPLIPDESLRLRDGQNYPALLATNSLPLNGIRILVVDDDTDSRDFAAFVLEQDGAFVIAVSSAEEALQTLAEVKLDVLVSDISMPNMDGYMLIHEVRTRTLEQGGQIPAIALTAFARNNDHEKALEAGFQMHLSKPLNPETLIAAIVKLMETKVSAIT, from the coding sequence ATGTCAAATATAATATCAGAATTGTGGACTAACTTTTTTACATCAGAATCATTTATTCCACATGGGCACTGCTATCTATGGCAAACAAATTTAGTTTGGCTACACATATTATCTGACGCATTCATTGCACTAGCTTATTACTCAATTCCAGCTACACTCTTCTACTTTGTTCGCAAGCGACAAGATTTGCCCTTTGATTGGATTTTTTTGCTGTTTATTGGATTTATTGTAGCTTGCGGCACTAATCATTTAATGGATATTTGGACACTTTGGTATCCAACCTATTGGGTGTCAGGGTTTCTCAAAGCAGTAACTGCAACAATATCTGTAATTACAGCATTAGAGCTTGTGCCTTTAGTTCCTCAAGCACTAGCACTTCCTAGCCCTACTCAATTAGAACAAGCAAATCAAGAACTTCAAACCCAAATAGCCGAACGCTTACGAGTAGAGGATGAACTGCGAAAATACCAGAATCGTCTCGAAGAAATGGTTGCTGTTCGCACTAATGAAATTACTCAGACTAACGAGCAATTACAACAAGAAATTCTTGAACGCCAACGCATCTTAGAAATTCTCCGGCAAAGCGAAGAACGCTACCGTTACTTGGCTGAGGCAATTCCTCAACTTGTATGGACAACTAAACCTAACGGTGAATGCGATTATTTTAATCAAAATTGGTGCGAATATACTGGGCTAACATTAGAGCAATCTTTGGGTTCTGGTTGGTTGGCTGCATTGCATCCAGATGATGTTCAAAGAGCTGATAAAGTGTGGGCTGATGCTGTAAAAAATAGCACTATATATAACAATGAATATCGCTTTAAACGAGCGGCTGATGGCTCTTATCGTTGGCAGCTAGCGAGAGGTTTACCACTCAAAGATGAGCAAGGTTTTGTAGTTAAGTGGTTTGGAACCTGTACGGATATCCACGAACAAAAACAAATACTTGAAGAACGAGCGCACCTGCTGGAATTAGAACAAGTAGCACGAGCGAAAGCAGAAACAGCCAATCGAATTAAAGATGAATTTTTAGCCGTCCTCTCTCACGAACTACGCACTCCACTCAACGCAATTCTCGGCTGGTCAAAGTTGTTGCAAACCCGCAGATTAGACCAAACAAAGACATCTGAAGCCCTAGCTACAATCGAGCGAAATGCTACCTTACAAGTTCAACTTATTGAGGACTTGCTGGATATTTCCAGAATTTTACAAGGTAAATTGACGCTGAATATCACGAAGATTAATCTAAAGTCTACGGTATTGTCGGCACTACAGACAATGCAGTTAGCAGCAGAAACAAAGTTGATTGAGGTGAATACAGTATTTGAACCGGGTGTGGGACAAATTATGGGCGACTCGATTCGTTTGCAGCAAGTCGTCTGGAATCTCTTTTCTAACGCAATCAAATTTACACCCAGAGGGGGAAAGGTAGAAGTGCGACTCCAGAAAACTGATGGTTATGCTCAAATAATCGTTAGCGATACGGGTAAGGGAATTAGCGCTGACTTTTTGCCATTCGTGTTTGATTACTTCCGCCAAGCAGATAGCACCTCTACGAGAAATTTTGGTGGATTGGGACTGGGATTAGCAATTGTGCGTAATATCATCGAAATGCATGGCGGCATCGTCAAAGCAGATAGCCACGGTGAGGGTAAAGGGGCAATATTTACTGTTAGCTTACCGCTCATACCAGATGAAAGTCTAAGGCTGAGGGATGGACAAAATTACCCTGCATTATTAGCTACTAACTCCTTACCTCTGAATGGCATCAGGATTTTAGTCGTTGATGATGATACTGATTCACGAGATTTTGCTGCTTTTGTATTAGAGCAAGATGGGGCTTTTGTGATAGCAGTATCTTCTGCTGAAGAAGCATTACAAACCTTAGCAGAGGTCAAGCTAGATGTGTTGGTAAGCGATATTAGTATGCCCAATATGGATGGCTATATGTTAATACATGAAGTGAGAACTCGGACACTAGAACAAGGTGGACAAATTCCAGCAATTGCCTTGACTGCCTTTGCGAGAAACAATGACCACGAAAAAGCCCTAGAAGCTGGGTTTCAGATGCATTTATCCAAACCTCTTAACCCAGAAACATTAATTGCAGCCATTGTTAAATTGATGGAAACAAAAGTGTCAGCAATTACCTAA
- a CDS encoding tetratricopeptide repeat protein, translating to MLEIFPTSSIIAAVVVVLSLSILGYFAWKTLITSDLFQKGINLAQAKDYQGAEAAFRKVISINSTNDVVRLFLGDVLNQQGQVEEATELFREVIRRSPKNPDAYLRLANILMQQEQEEEAKTNLVQAKDLLQKQRQPEKAKKITQLLDKMSAKSSES from the coding sequence ATGCTAGAAATCTTTCCCACTAGTTCGATTATCGCTGCTGTTGTAGTTGTTCTGAGTCTGTCAATCCTTGGCTATTTCGCTTGGAAAACTTTGATCACCTCAGACTTGTTTCAAAAAGGCATCAATCTTGCTCAAGCCAAAGATTACCAAGGTGCAGAAGCAGCTTTTCGCAAAGTGATTTCCATCAACTCTACTAATGATGTAGTACGTTTGTTTTTGGGAGATGTTTTAAACCAGCAAGGACAAGTAGAAGAAGCAACAGAATTATTTCGAGAAGTAATTCGCCGCAGTCCGAAAAATCCTGATGCTTACTTGCGTCTGGCGAATATTCTCATGCAGCAAGAGCAAGAAGAAGAAGCTAAAACTAACCTGGTACAAGCTAAAGATTTATTACAAAAACAGCGCCAACCTGAAAAAGCTAAAAAAATCACTCAACTATTAGATAAAATGAGTGCTAAGTCAAGTGAATCTTAA